A genomic segment from Betaproteobacteria bacterium encodes:
- the tolR gene encoding protein TolR: MNRRRHPRLMNQINVVPYIDVMLVLLVIFMVTAPLMNPGVIDLPSIGKSSAPPALPMEISIRAGGALSLIDRDVSGAERPVNRDELVKLIRSKQAKKPDQPVVISADKDVKYEAVIQVMDLLQQNQVKRIGLLAKPRPG; encoded by the coding sequence ATGAACCGCCGGCGTCATCCGCGCCTGATGAACCAGATCAACGTCGTGCCTTATATCGACGTGATGCTGGTTCTTCTGGTGATCTTCATGGTCACGGCGCCGCTGATGAATCCCGGCGTGATCGATCTTCCGAGCATCGGCAAGAGTTCGGCACCCCCGGCGCTGCCGATGGAAATCTCCATTCGCGCCGGCGGCGCCCTCTCGCTGATCGATCGCGACGTATCCGGCGCCGAGCGCCCGGTCAATCGCGACGAACTGGTCAAGCTGATCAGGAGCAAGCAGGCGAAGAAGCCCGATCAGCCCGTTGTCATTTCCGCGGACAAGGATGTTAAATACGAAGCCGTCATCCAGGTCATGGACCTGTTGCAGCAGAATCAGGTCAAGCGGATCGGGCTGCTGGCGAAGCCGCGTCCGGGGTGA
- a CDS encoding cell envelope integrity protein TolA — MRLRTVDEPGRVASGALAVLVHLMFFGLLVFGISWQKKVASPIVVDLWQDLPEPVKKVSLPPEPPKPAPKPVPEVRKEPVPPPPPAPKVETPKPSAADIELKEKLRKQKEEEAERREEQKKAELEKHKLEEEQRKAAEEQRREEAELKRAEQEKLSREEEARRAEEQKRVEEQRRVDEAKREEERKQRAAAVERERQQQDAARKQREVEETKRRAEAAARAAQQKLIDDWKARIQARIKNRVVVPPNMEGNPEARFEVVLLPGGEVLSASLRKTSGNPAYDAAVERAIMAAQPLPVPTETDLFQENFRELTLVFRPKD, encoded by the coding sequence GTGAGATTGCGCACGGTTGACGAACCCGGCCGCGTCGCCTCGGGTGCCCTTGCAGTCCTGGTGCACCTGATGTTTTTCGGCCTGCTCGTGTTCGGCATCAGCTGGCAGAAAAAAGTCGCGAGCCCCATAGTGGTCGATCTGTGGCAGGACCTGCCCGAGCCGGTGAAAAAGGTTTCGCTGCCCCCGGAGCCGCCCAAGCCTGCGCCGAAGCCGGTGCCCGAGGTCAGGAAAGAACCGGTCCCGCCGCCACCGCCGGCACCCAAGGTGGAAACGCCCAAGCCGTCGGCCGCGGATATCGAGCTCAAGGAGAAACTGCGCAAGCAGAAGGAAGAAGAGGCCGAGCGGCGCGAGGAGCAAAAGAAAGCGGAACTCGAAAAGCACAAACTGGAGGAAGAGCAGCGCAAGGCCGCGGAGGAACAGCGTCGCGAGGAAGCGGAACTGAAGCGCGCGGAGCAGGAAAAGTTGAGCCGGGAAGAGGAGGCGCGCCGCGCCGAGGAACAAAAGCGCGTGGAGGAGCAGCGCCGCGTCGACGAAGCGAAACGTGAAGAAGAGCGCAAGCAGCGCGCTGCCGCCGTGGAACGCGAGCGCCAGCAGCAGGATGCCGCGCGCAAGCAGCGCGAAGTCGAGGAGACCAAGCGCCGTGCGGAAGCGGCGGCGCGCGCCGCGCAGCAGAAGCTCATCGACGACTGGAAGGCGCGCATTCAGGCGAGGATCAAGAACCGCGTCGTGGTGCCCCCGAACATGGAGGGAAACCCCGAGGCCCGATTCGAGGTCGTGCTGCTGCCTGGAGGCGAAGTGTTGAGCGCCTCCCTGCGGAAAACGAGTGGCAATCCGGCCTATGACGCGGCCGTGGAACGCGCCATCATGGCGGCGCAACCGCTGCCAGTACCGACTGAAACTGATCTGTTCCAGGAAAACTTCCGGGAACTCACTCTGGTTTTCCGACCCAAAGACTGA
- the tolB gene encoding Tol-Pal system protein TolB — protein sequence MRRFFARGAAAALLLCLLCSHAAAAPLAIEIIGGGANQIPITVLPFAGEDRFAQRMGQIISADLQRSGLFKLGSIGSVRPLPAEPSEINYRYWKNEGTETMVIGSISEKSDGHAEVRFRLMDIGKQSQVLGFSYTITVPQLRMTAHKIADLIYEKLTGDAGVFATKICYVTKSENRFELQVADADGFNSDFILAHREPIISPQWSPDGARIAYVSFERRKPIVFVHNLLDGTRTVLANFEGSNSAPSWTPDGKRLAIVLTKDGTSNLYVIGADGSGLNRLTSNQSIDTEPSFSPDGKTILFTSDRAGSPQIYRMRADGQGEAERLTYEGSYNVTPRYSPDGKSFIFIHRNEGHFNVAVQEIASRQMQILTAGGLDQSPTYAPNGKMILYASEVKGRGILAAVSSDGRIKQRITAQSGDIREPSWGPLPNNRRKE from the coding sequence ATGCGCCGTTTTTTCGCCCGGGGCGCGGCCGCCGCTCTGCTGTTGTGCCTGTTGTGTTCCCACGCCGCAGCGGCGCCTCTCGCCATCGAAATCATTGGTGGCGGCGCCAATCAGATCCCGATCACCGTCCTGCCGTTCGCGGGCGAGGATCGCTTCGCACAGCGCATGGGCCAGATCATTTCGGCCGACCTGCAGAGAAGCGGCCTGTTCAAACTCGGCTCGATCGGCAGCGTGCGGCCCCTGCCGGCTGAACCTTCCGAGATCAACTATCGCTACTGGAAAAACGAAGGCACCGAGACGATGGTGATCGGCAGCATCTCGGAAAAAAGCGACGGGCACGCCGAGGTGCGCTTCCGTCTGATGGACATTGGCAAGCAGTCGCAGGTGCTCGGCTTCTCCTACACCATCACCGTGCCGCAGCTGCGCATGACCGCACACAAGATCGCTGACCTGATCTACGAGAAGCTGACCGGCGACGCCGGCGTGTTCGCCACCAAAATATGCTACGTGACCAAGAGCGAGAACCGCTTCGAGCTGCAGGTGGCCGACGCGGACGGCTTCAACTCCGATTTCATCCTGGCGCACCGGGAGCCGATCATCTCGCCGCAGTGGTCGCCGGACGGCGCGCGCATCGCCTATGTGTCCTTCGAGCGGCGCAAGCCGATCGTGTTCGTGCACAACCTGCTGGACGGAACGCGCACGGTACTGGCCAACTTCGAAGGTTCCAACTCCGCGCCGTCATGGACGCCGGACGGCAAGCGGCTGGCAATCGTGCTGACCAAGGACGGTACTTCCAATCTTTACGTAATCGGTGCCGACGGTTCAGGACTGAATCGCCTGACCAGCAACCAGTCGATCGACACCGAACCGAGTTTTTCACCCGACGGCAAGACCATTCTGTTTACATCCGACCGCGCCGGCAGTCCGCAGATCTACCGCATGCGCGCCGACGGACAGGGCGAGGCGGAACGCCTGACTTATGAAGGCAGTTACAACGTCACGCCGCGTTACAGCCCGGACGGAAAATCTTTCATCTTCATCCATCGCAACGAAGGTCACTTCAATGTCGCGGTGCAGGAAATCGCATCGCGCCAGATGCAGATCCTGACCGCCGGTGGCCTCGATCAATCGCCGACGTACGCGCCGAACGGCAAGATGATCCTCTACGCTTCCGAGGTAAAGGGGCGTGGTATATTAGCCGCCGTGTCGAGCGATGGGCGGATCAAGCAAAGAATTACCGCGCAGTCTGGCGACATTCGCGAGCCTTCGTGGGGACCGCTTCCGAACAATCGCCGAAAGGAGTAG
- the pal gene encoding peptidoglycan-associated lipoprotein Pal, which translates to MRKILFAASLTFLLAACASQGQKSADIEQRDLFDQQQAQRQEAAKAQDADKQAKIAKEQEELKRQLDEQQRRQQAQGEQAIVKPLPGTGVGGSQLKGDAWAQLKEPGSPLAKRSVYYEYNRYDIKEEYVPVIEAHSKFLMDHTDLKIAVQGNCDDRGSREYNLALGQRRADSVRRAMVLLGVGEKQIETVSFGAEKPVAFGQDEESWAKNRRADIVYPNEPQ; encoded by the coding sequence ATGAGAAAAATATTATTTGCCGCGTCCCTGACTTTCTTGCTCGCGGCCTGCGCGAGCCAGGGACAGAAGAGCGCCGATATCGAACAGCGCGATCTTTTCGACCAGCAGCAGGCGCAGCGCCAGGAGGCCGCGAAGGCGCAGGACGCCGACAAGCAGGCCAAGATCGCGAAGGAGCAGGAAGAACTCAAGCGCCAGCTCGACGAGCAGCAACGCCGTCAGCAGGCCCAGGGCGAACAGGCGATCGTCAAACCGCTGCCCGGCACCGGCGTCGGTGGGTCGCAGCTCAAGGGCGATGCCTGGGCTCAGCTCAAGGAACCCGGCAGCCCGCTTGCGAAGCGCAGCGTTTATTACGAGTACAACCGTTACGACATCAAGGAAGAGTACGTGCCGGTGATCGAAGCGCATTCGAAATTCCTGATGGACCACACCGACCTCAAGATCGCCGTGCAGGGCAACTGTGACGATCGCGGCAGCCGCGAATACAACCTGGCGCTGGGCCAGCGCCGCGCGGACAGCGTCAGGCGCGCGATGGTGTTGCTCGGCGTCGGCGAGAAGCAGATCGAGACCGTCAGCTTCGGTGCGGAGAAGCCGGTGGCCTTCGGTCAGGATGAGGAAAGCTGGGCCAAGAACCGACGCGCCGACATCGTCTATCCGAACGAACCGCAGTAA
- the ybgF gene encoding tol-pal system protein YbgF, whose protein sequence is MVIRSSSSPDFRFAQIKRGQRWLPLVALLLPCFDVSAAGDAEVRLQVSRQQTQLAQLQSQVGTLDTWRIAMQSQGDRLQTRYDGLYDVQKEINTRFMGLREEQVNLAENYRQLRANHQQLQDGFSVMLAQVQTIREEQSVNGQKLAQAEPSPSNRGVVQLLNQVEALNGELNRLRGQMEVLANDVSNAQKRQRDMYVDLDTRLRRIEQGSASKKDQDTIAVLEERIRKLEQGSATPATIPQPVASTTATPPVNPPPPAVAPPPAPTPAAAQSSSTSAISSAAAAPGPSSSLPPASLSATDQAAIQRAYDNAYSNYRLSDYPSAIRGFDSFMKSYPKHPLAPNAQYWIGESYSHLRQYREAIEAERRLLGMYPESAKAPDALLIIGTAENSLGDNPAARKTFEELIAKYPASESAEKAKGRLAKLK, encoded by the coding sequence ATGGTGATCCGATCTTCGTCCAGCCCTGATTTCCGGTTTGCACAAATCAAGCGGGGGCAGCGATGGCTGCCCCTCGTTGCATTGTTGTTGCCCTGCTTCGATGTGTCGGCGGCGGGGGATGCGGAAGTGCGGCTGCAGGTCTCGCGCCAGCAGACCCAGCTCGCGCAACTGCAGAGCCAGGTGGGCACGCTCGACACCTGGCGTATCGCGATGCAGTCCCAGGGCGATCGGTTGCAGACCCGTTATGACGGACTTTACGACGTGCAGAAGGAGATCAATACCCGGTTCATGGGGTTGCGCGAAGAACAGGTCAATCTTGCTGAAAACTACCGGCAGTTGCGTGCGAACCACCAGCAATTGCAGGACGGTTTTTCCGTGATGCTCGCGCAGGTGCAAACCATCAGGGAAGAACAATCTGTGAACGGCCAGAAACTGGCGCAGGCTGAACCCAGTCCCAGCAACCGCGGCGTGGTGCAACTGCTGAACCAGGTGGAAGCGCTCAATGGCGAGTTGAACCGGCTGCGCGGGCAGATGGAAGTGCTGGCTAACGATGTCAGCAATGCGCAGAAGCGCCAGCGCGACATGTATGTCGATCTCGATACCAGATTGCGCCGCATCGAGCAGGGTAGCGCCAGCAAGAAAGATCAGGACACCATCGCCGTGCTCGAAGAGCGTATCCGCAAGCTGGAACAGGGATCGGCGACCCCGGCAACCATTCCGCAACCGGTAGCGTCCACGACCGCAACACCGCCGGTCAATCCGCCGCCGCCCGCCGTTGCGCCGCCGCCGGCACCGACGCCCGCTGCCGCGCAGTCCTCCTCGACATCCGCCATTTCGAGCGCGGCCGCCGCACCGGGGCCGTCAAGTTCGCTGCCGCCGGCATCGCTTTCCGCCACCGATCAAGCTGCAATCCAGCGCGCTTACGACAACGCTTACAGCAACTACCGCTTGAGCGACTATCCGAGCGCGATTCGCGGCTTTGACAGTTTCATGAAGAGTTATCCGAAGCATCCGCTGGCGCCGAATGCGCAGTACTGGATCGGTGAGTCCTATTCCCACCTGCGCCAGTATCGCGAAGCGATCGAGGCGGAGCGGCGGCTGCTTGGGATGTATCCGGAAAGTGCCAAGGCGCCCGATGCCTTGCTGATCATCGGAACGGCGGAAAACAGCCTCGGCGACAACCCCGCTGCGCGGAAAACCTTCGAAGAGCTCATTGCCAAGTATCCTGCCAGCGAGTCCGCCGAGAAGGCCAAAGGCCGGCTGGCGAAACTCAAATAG
- the queC gene encoding 7-cyano-7-deazaguanine synthase QueC, with protein sequence MKKAVVLLSRGLDSATVLALARRDGFECHALSVNYGQRHQAELAAAKRVADALGARQHRVIALNLQTFGGSALTDFSLDVPTDGAAKGIPITYVPARNTIFLSLALAWAEVLDAHALFIGANAVDYSGYPDCRPAYLQAYQAMANLATRAAVEGNALAIHAPLVRMTKARIVLAGIDAGVDFSLTVSCYQADDTGSACGVCDACRIRRAGFAAAGISDPTRYLRHA encoded by the coding sequence ATGAAAAAGGCCGTTGTGCTGCTGTCGCGCGGGCTGGACTCCGCGACCGTGCTGGCACTCGCGCGCCGCGATGGTTTCGAATGTCATGCGTTGTCGGTGAACTACGGACAGCGCCATCAGGCCGAACTGGCGGCAGCGAAGCGCGTCGCCGATGCGCTCGGTGCGCGGCAGCACCGCGTGATCGCGCTCAACCTGCAGACGTTTGGCGGTTCTGCGCTCACCGATTTTTCGCTCGACGTGCCGACCGACGGCGCCGCGAAAGGCATTCCCATCACCTATGTTCCCGCGCGCAACACCATTTTTCTGTCGCTGGCGCTGGCCTGGGCGGAAGTGCTGGACGCCCATGCCTTGTTCATCGGCGCCAATGCGGTCGATTATTCCGGCTACCCCGATTGCCGGCCCGCATACCTGCAGGCCTACCAAGCGATGGCGAATCTCGCGACCCGTGCCGCCGTGGAAGGCAACGCGCTGGCGATCCATGCGCCGCTGGTGCGCATGACGAAGGCGCGGATTGTTCTTGCCGGCATCGATGCAGGCGTCGATTTCAGTCTTACGGTGTCCTGCTATCAGGCAGACGACACAGGCAGCGCCTGCGGTGTCTGCGATGCCTGCCGCATCCGCCGCGCCGGCTTTGCCGCAGCCGGCATCAGCGACCCGACGCGTTACCTGCGACACGCCTGA
- a CDS encoding YeeE/YedE family protein — METPAQLAALVVVSGFALALVFGAIANKTDFCTMGAVSDVVNMGDWTRMRMWLLAIAVAIAGANALDLAGLVDLSRSAYPAPRWPWLAYIVGGLLFGVGMTLASGCGSRSLIRLGGGNLKSLVALLFLALAAEMTLRGLLSPVRTEVLGALAVQFDQGQDLSWLVAASLGIGKRSVQPWIAAGIALALLAFVLKDRDFRADHERLFAGVVIGLTIVGGWYVTGHLGFIAEDPETLQEAYLGTRTARPESFTFIGPAANTLEWLQFWTDKSARLTFGVAVVFGTLAGSFAYAIVKRRFHWESFASAADTRNHVIGGVLMGFGGVTAMGCTIGQGITGVSTLALGSILVFFSMVAGAALTMKIQYRRMLKAG; from the coding sequence ATGGAAACTCCCGCACAGCTCGCCGCCCTCGTCGTCGTTTCGGGATTTGCATTGGCGCTGGTGTTTGGAGCCATCGCTAACAAGACCGACTTCTGCACCATGGGCGCGGTGTCCGACGTCGTCAACATGGGCGACTGGACTCGCATGCGCATGTGGCTGCTGGCCATTGCGGTGGCGATTGCCGGAGCCAACGCACTGGACCTCGCGGGCCTGGTCGACCTTTCGCGATCCGCGTATCCGGCCCCGCGCTGGCCCTGGCTCGCCTATATCGTCGGCGGCCTGCTGTTCGGAGTCGGCATGACCCTGGCGTCCGGCTGCGGTAGCCGCAGCCTCATCAGGCTCGGTGGCGGCAATCTCAAATCGCTGGTCGCCCTGTTGTTCCTCGCTCTGGCGGCGGAAATGACGCTGCGCGGCCTGCTCTCGCCAGTGCGCACCGAAGTGCTGGGCGCGCTCGCCGTCCAGTTCGATCAGGGACAGGATCTGTCGTGGCTCGTCGCCGCGTCGCTCGGCATCGGCAAGCGCAGCGTACAGCCGTGGATCGCCGCGGGCATTGCGCTGGCTTTGCTGGCATTCGTCCTGAAGGATCGCGATTTCCGCGCCGACCACGAGCGCTTGTTTGCCGGCGTCGTCATCGGTCTCACCATCGTCGGCGGCTGGTACGTGACCGGCCACCTCGGCTTCATCGCCGAAGATCCGGAAACGCTGCAGGAGGCCTACCTGGGCACCCGGACCGCGCGTCCCGAGTCGTTCACTTTTATCGGGCCCGCCGCCAACACGCTCGAGTGGCTGCAATTCTGGACCGACAAGTCCGCACGCCTGACTTTTGGGGTGGCGGTGGTGTTCGGGACGCTGGCCGGCTCGTTCGCTTACGCCATCGTCAAGCGGCGCTTCCACTGGGAAAGTTTTGCTTCGGCTGCCGATACCCGCAATCACGTGATCGGCGGTGTTTTGATGGGATTCGGCGGTGTCACCGCAATGGGCTGCACCATCGGCCAGGGCATCACCGGTGTCTCGACGCTCGCGCTGGGCTCGATTCTGGTGTTCTTTTCCATGGTCGCGGGTGCCGCACTGACCATGAAAATACAGTATCGGCGCATGCTGAAAGCAGGCTAG
- a CDS encoding tyrosine-type recombinase/integrase — MRRQLGKHPCRVFVFRDKLIAAASTRAWREALKKAGIEDFRRHDLRHTWASWLAQSGVPMGVIQEMGAWESPEMVKRYAHRSPAVLADHAKVIDTKMAQPDVCGGETVPKP; from the coding sequence TTGCGGCGCCAGCTAGGCAAGCATCCGTGTAGGGTGTTTGTGTTTAGAGACAAACTTATCGCGGCTGCTAGTACTCGAGCATGGCGTGAGGCTCTCAAGAAGGCCGGCATCGAAGATTTTCGCCGGCACGACTTGAGGCACACCTGGGCATCCTGGCTCGCGCAATCCGGTGTACCGATGGGCGTTATTCAGGAAATGGGGGCTTGGGAAAGTCCCGAAATGGTGAAGCGGTATGCACACCGCTCCCCTGCGGTGTTGGCCGATCACGCCAAGGTGATAGACACAAAAATGGCACAGCCCGACGTATGTGGCGGCGAGACTGTGCCAAAACCTTGA
- a CDS encoding response regulator — protein MNDRRPDSAAWQNIVRRLLFDHTVLVLALLVVATTAVAFWHLNQLQNQLVAAMAVQGTRLQAETLEELRTVYTAEVVEKVRGHGIAVTHDYEGKDKTIPLPASLTMELGRRMSARGSGLSIRLYSEYPFPWRKDGGPHDAFERDALNALKSNPKQPFYRMELLQGQPVLRYAVADLMRAPCISCHNTLATSPKTDWKVGDVRGVLEFTRSFNPTVGVARSGLREAFGWMTLVAALALACVGVIFGKQRQHARRLAAEVAERKRVEEDLMASVSRAAAMDEASPLGTFVTDAQQRCLHLNPAYEKITGYSAQAVLGSAWSAGIHPDDRDRVLARWRDALGHDRIFDAECRFLRADGSATWVSCKAAPMMSGGQLLGYVGTLEDISERKNVERMKNEFVSTVSHELRTPLTSIMGSLGLLAGGASGALSAEVRTLVDIARKNSERLVRLINDILDIEKIESGRMQFELLPRELQPLVEQAVAANRAYAEQFGVSFAIAAQLPGAKARVDADGMMQVMTNLMANAAKFSPHGATVELRLGREGDMIRLAVSDRGPGIPESFRDKVFEKFSQADASDSRKKGGTGLGLSITKAIVEAMGGSIGFVTGEGQGTTFYFDLPEWVEPEPVAAPVFPTAAALRPRVLVCEDDRDVATLLCMMLGNAGYNAVPAYDAASARRLLAEHSFVAMTLDIRLPDLDGRALLRELRADPATRELPIVVVSANLRATPRADEGDGLGVVDWIPKPIDPDRLLNAMRRGTHAVTDGRSRVLHVEDDPDLRHVVASLCAEVAEFEGAASFREAAELLSTRRYDLVILDVELPDRSGWDLLPLIDQQAPPPQVLVFSGSELSAADSGRVAAALVKSHVSNPELLEAIRALTGKAQ, from the coding sequence TTGAACGATCGCCGCCCCGATTCGGCCGCTTGGCAGAACATCGTTCGCCGGCTGTTGTTCGACCACACCGTGTTGGTGCTGGCCTTGCTCGTCGTCGCGACGACGGCGGTGGCGTTTTGGCATTTGAATCAACTGCAGAATCAGTTGGTCGCCGCAATGGCGGTGCAAGGGACGCGCCTGCAGGCCGAAACCCTGGAGGAGCTGCGCACGGTCTATACCGCGGAGGTGGTGGAGAAAGTGCGTGGGCACGGCATCGCTGTGACCCACGACTACGAGGGAAAGGACAAAACGATCCCGCTGCCGGCCAGCCTGACCATGGAGCTGGGCCGGCGCATGAGCGCGCGCGGTTCAGGCCTGAGCATACGGCTCTATAGCGAATACCCCTTCCCTTGGCGCAAGGATGGCGGCCCCCATGACGCCTTCGAACGCGACGCCCTTAACGCTCTCAAAAGCAATCCCAAGCAGCCGTTTTATCGCATGGAGCTATTGCAGGGGCAGCCAGTACTTCGCTACGCGGTGGCTGACCTGATGCGCGCCCCATGCATTTCCTGTCATAACACCCTTGCGACGAGCCCAAAGACCGACTGGAAGGTAGGCGACGTGCGAGGCGTGCTGGAATTTACCCGTTCCTTTAACCCCACCGTGGGAGTGGCGCGATCGGGCTTGCGGGAGGCGTTCGGCTGGATGACTCTCGTCGCGGCACTGGCCTTGGCATGCGTGGGCGTGATATTCGGCAAGCAGCGCCAGCATGCCAGGAGATTGGCCGCCGAAGTCGCAGAGCGCAAACGGGTCGAGGAAGACCTGATGGCGAGCGTCTCGCGCGCTGCCGCCATGGACGAAGCCTCGCCCTTGGGCACGTTCGTCACGGATGCGCAACAGCGCTGCCTGCACCTGAACCCGGCGTACGAAAAAATTACCGGGTATTCCGCTCAAGCCGTGCTGGGATCGGCCTGGAGCGCGGGCATCCATCCCGATGATCGTGATCGCGTGCTAGCCCGGTGGCGGGACGCCTTGGGGCACGACCGCATCTTCGACGCCGAATGCCGCTTTCTGCGCGCCGACGGATCGGCCACGTGGGTGAGTTGCAAGGCCGCGCCCATGATGAGCGGCGGGCAGCTTCTCGGCTACGTCGGCACTCTTGAAGACATCAGCGAGCGCAAAAATGTGGAGCGGATGAAGAACGAATTCGTCTCCACTGTGAGCCACGAGCTGCGCACCCCCTTGACCTCCATCATGGGATCCCTGGGCCTGCTGGCAGGCGGCGCGAGCGGCGCGCTTTCCGCCGAGGTAAGAACGCTGGTGGACATCGCCCGCAAGAACAGCGAACGGCTGGTTCGCCTCATCAACGACATCCTCGACATCGAAAAAATCGAATCCGGCCGCATGCAGTTCGAACTGCTGCCGCGGGAGCTGCAACCGTTGGTGGAGCAGGCAGTCGCGGCCAACCGTGCCTATGCCGAGCAGTTCGGCGTGTCTTTTGCGATCGCAGCGCAGTTGCCCGGCGCCAAGGCTCGGGTGGATGCCGATGGCATGATGCAGGTCATGACCAACCTGATGGCCAACGCCGCCAAGTTCTCCCCCCACGGCGCCACCGTGGAGCTGCGGCTCGGCCGCGAAGGCGACATGATCCGCCTCGCCGTCAGCGATCGCGGGCCGGGCATACCGGAATCGTTCCGCGACAAGGTGTTCGAGAAATTCTCCCAGGCCGACGCCTCCGACTCCCGCAAGAAGGGAGGTACCGGCCTTGGACTATCCATCACCAAGGCGATCGTGGAAGCCATGGGCGGCAGCATTGGCTTCGTCACCGGCGAGGGGCAGGGCACCACTTTCTATTTCGATCTGCCCGAGTGGGTCGAACCGGAGCCCGTCGCCGCCCCTGTGTTTCCCACCGCCGCCGCCCTTCGACCCAGAGTGCTGGTATGCGAGGACGACCGCGACGTTGCCACCCTGCTTTGCATGATGCTCGGCAATGCCGGCTACAATGCCGTGCCCGCCTACGACGCAGCGTCCGCCCGGCGGCTGCTCGCCGAACACAGCTTTGTCGCTATGACCCTGGATATTCGCCTGCCCGACCTTGACGGCAGGGCTTTGCTGCGTGAGCTGCGCGCCGATCCCGCTACTCGGGAACTGCCCATCGTGGTCGTGTCGGCGAACCTGCGGGCGACCCCCCGGGCCGACGAGGGCGATGGGCTGGGCGTGGTGGACTGGATTCCCAAGCCGATCGACCCGGACCGACTGCTCAACGCCATGCGCCGCGGAACCCACGCCGTCACGGACGGCAGGAGCCGCGTGCTCCACGTGGAGGACGACCCCGACCTCCGCCACGTGGTGGCATCCCTGTGCGCGGAGGTGGCCGAGTTCGAGGGCGCCGCCAGTTTCCGTGAAGCCGCGGAGCTGCTATCGACCCGGCGCTATGACCTCGTCATCCTGGATGTCGAGCTGCCGGATCGTTCCGGCTGGGATCTGTTGCCCCTCATCGACCAGCAGGCACCCCCGCCACAAGTGTTGGTGTTCTCGGGTAGCGAGCTGTCCGCCGCAGATTCCGGCCGCGTGGCCGCGGCCTTGGTGAAATCCCATGTGTCGAACCCGGAACTTCTGGAAGCCATCCGGGCGCTTACTGGCAAGGCCCAATGA
- a CDS encoding response regulator, producing the protein MADDEPLQRILYVEDEPDIRAVARIALETVGGFQLLVCGSGQEALAAAPAFAPDLILLDVMMPGLDGPSTLAALRALPAFENTPIVFMTAKVQAHELVRYRQMGALDVIPKPFDPMTLAATVRGIWATRRG; encoded by the coding sequence ATGGCAGATGACGAACCCTTGCAGCGGATTCTGTACGTGGAGGACGAGCCCGATATCCGGGCGGTGGCCCGCATCGCCCTTGAGACCGTGGGCGGCTTCCAGCTTCTGGTGTGCGGCTCCGGGCAGGAGGCGCTCGCCGCCGCCCCGGCATTTGCCCCCGATCTCATCCTGCTGGACGTTATGATGCCCGGCTTGGACGGCCCGTCCACGCTTGCCGCTCTGCGCGCCCTGCCGGCGTTCGAGAACACCCCGATCGTGTTCATGACCGCGAAGGTGCAGGCCCACGAATTGGTCCGCTATCGACAGATGGGCGCGCTGGACGTGATCCCCAAACCCTTCGACCCCATGACCCTGGCGGCGACGGTGCGCGGCATCTGGGCCACGCGCCGCGGATAA